The following are encoded together in the bacterium genome:
- a CDS encoding rhomboid family intramembrane serine protease: MIIPIGDDNPREKVPYVTYSLIGINIIVYIYFGWIRGNYEEFVTQFGFIPAQFDFLTVFTSMFLHGDIFHLAGNMLYLWIYGDNVEAKFGKIRFLLFYLSSGVVAHGLQTAFSTNLQIPNIGASGAIAGVLGAYLVLFPRAKIIFWYFFIFYFRIYTGRFKVIAWLVLGFWFLQQIIFGYFGLSQTTAQEGGVAFFAHIGGFLCGVGVMLLFRQTYRFQRSRLLRPVIDEQLRYPVSYTSQQWKNIRNYQKTIKEVLIQQGTAVAVPLYEQMQSQYPNTALDSESMFLIAESYTRRREFDKALETYQKILRFEPHSEKADNALWAMAEIYLQHYHLPEKANQCLQIIVDGYPLSEWYEPAKQILEQEGITFVTHRGTQTVTRLGFAGRQLQFTGPVLIGLLCSAGTLSWMSASLPHRSGGLFIEKSAGTMMTETEPPVWLDNFDTNKLTRWKIKYPEDNLVRLSQDNAVSKPYSLRFSREQQPQQGLINPAEIVSETIPIEFTKPYTLSCAIYYTGMLLAQEIEFGHIKLEIQIIRLPVVGTSANVRYRFGTQYRSIQLKDKPFARYFPAEQWNRLELTVNQAQKTLTITINGNEWATVALDVANLDPKPKIRVSASLPAPTNNLSETTIVYLDDIAVYGKKIVEPKAETKQISPEPKFNAEFLEIYQLGWSQYKNGEYYSAITSFQKALALNPQSPEAVNALGLAYRQIGDVEKAREQFQLALILDPNFVPAKHNLETLPAETTK, from the coding sequence ATGATTATTCCGATTGGTGATGATAATCCGCGCGAAAAGGTTCCGTATGTAACCTATAGTCTCATTGGAATTAATATTATTGTATATATCTATTTCGGCTGGATTCGCGGAAATTATGAAGAGTTTGTAACCCAATTCGGATTTATCCCAGCGCAATTTGATTTTTTAACCGTATTCACTTCGATGTTTCTCCATGGAGATATTTTCCATCTCGCTGGCAACATGCTGTATTTATGGATTTATGGCGATAATGTTGAAGCGAAATTCGGGAAAATCCGATTTCTCCTGTTTTATCTATCTTCCGGAGTTGTTGCACATGGATTGCAGACCGCGTTCTCCACCAACCTGCAGATACCGAACATCGGCGCTTCCGGCGCTATTGCCGGTGTACTCGGTGCATATCTCGTTCTATTTCCCCGGGCGAAAATCATATTCTGGTATTTCTTTATATTCTATTTTCGGATATATACCGGTCGATTCAAGGTTATCGCTTGGTTAGTGCTCGGATTCTGGTTTTTACAGCAGATTATTTTCGGTTATTTCGGGTTATCCCAAACAACCGCACAAGAAGGCGGTGTAGCGTTTTTTGCGCATATCGGCGGATTCTTATGTGGAGTAGGCGTAATGCTTCTATTCCGCCAGACGTACCGGTTTCAGCGGAGTCGGTTATTGCGCCCGGTAATTGATGAACAGTTGAGATATCCGGTATCGTATACTTCTCAGCAGTGGAAAAATATTCGAAATTATCAGAAAACTATTAAAGAGGTGCTAATTCAACAGGGGACTGCAGTTGCGGTGCCGTTATATGAACAGATGCAGAGTCAGTATCCAAACACTGCGCTTGATTCTGAAAGTATGTTCCTCATCGCAGAATCGTATACCCGGAGAAGAGAATTCGATAAAGCGCTGGAAACCTATCAGAAAATTTTGCGGTTCGAACCGCATTCGGAGAAAGCGGATAATGCACTATGGGCTATGGCAGAGATATATCTCCAGCACTATCATCTGCCGGAAAAAGCTAACCAATGTCTGCAGATTATTGTTGATGGATATCCTTTATCCGAATGGTATGAACCTGCAAAACAAATTTTGGAACAGGAAGGAATAACGTTCGTAACGCATCGGGGAACACAAACCGTAACGAGACTCGGGTTTGCTGGTCGGCAGCTGCAGTTTACCGGACCAGTTCTAATCGGGTTGCTCTGTTCAGCTGGAACGTTGAGTTGGATGTCTGCAAGTCTCCCCCATAGAAGTGGTGGATTATTCATTGAAAAATCAGCGGGAACAATGATGACTGAAACTGAGCCGCCGGTTTGGTTGGATAATTTTGATACAAATAAACTAACCCGATGGAAAATAAAATATCCGGAAGATAATTTAGTTCGTTTATCGCAGGATAACGCGGTGAGTAAACCATATAGTTTGCGATTTTCGCGCGAACAGCAACCGCAACAAGGGTTGATAAATCCGGCAGAAATCGTCTCCGAGACAATTCCGATTGAGTTCACCAAACCATACACGCTATCATGCGCTATCTACTATACCGGAATGCTACTAGCACAAGAAATCGAGTTCGGCCATATTAAACTCGAAATCCAGATTATTCGGTTGCCGGTGGTCGGAACTTCAGCGAATGTTAGATATAGGTTCGGCACACAATATCGCTCGATTCAATTGAAAGATAAACCGTTTGCGCGATATTTTCCAGCGGAACAATGGAATCGGCTAGAGTTAACCGTTAACCAAGCGCAGAAAACGTTGACGATAACGATTAATGGAAACGAATGGGCGACGGTAGCGTTAGATGTCGCGAATCTAGACCCGAAACCGAAAATCCGGGTTAGCGCCAGTTTGCCCGCACCGACAAACAATCTATCGGAAACGACGATTGTTTATCTCGATGACATCGCAGTGTACGGCAAAAAAATCGTTGAACCGAAAGCTGAAACGAAACAAATTTCACCAGAGCCGAAATTTAACGCTGAATTTCTGGAAATATATCAACTCGGATGGAGTCAATATAAAAATGGGGAATATTATTCTGCAATAACGAGCTTCCAGAAAGCATTAGCATTAAATCCGCAGTCGCCAGAAGCGGTTAATGCGCTCGGATTAGCCTATCGGCAAATCGGCGATGTAGAAAAAGCTAGAGAGCAATTTCAATTAGCGCTTATTCTCGACCCGAACTTCGTTCCCGCCAAACATAATCTGGAAACTCTACCTGCTGAGACTACCAAATAA
- a CDS encoding ankyrin repeat domain-containing protein, whose amino-acid sequence MADTIDIEEIGLEDDLTPLMRACDEGDIDQVLTLLTQGADPNERNKRNWTALMFAAKKGRPRIAYLLIDHGADVNAKTAAFGWTPLIFAAHFRHPEVAKVLIEHGADVNATTIFNETALMFAAKSGNIETVDLLISHGADLNIRDRYGLTALQCAENRALTEIVQLLKFAGAK is encoded by the coding sequence ATGGCTGATACTATAGATATTGAAGAAATTGGGCTGGAAGATGATTTGACTCCCTTAATGCGCGCATGCGATGAAGGAGACATTGACCAGGTTCTAACCTTATTAACACAAGGCGCAGACCCGAACGAACGGAATAAACGGAACTGGACTGCATTAATGTTTGCGGCGAAAAAGGGACGACCGCGTATCGCATATTTGCTCATTGACCATGGTGCGGATGTGAATGCGAAAACCGCAGCATTCGGCTGGACTCCGCTGATATTTGCGGCGCATTTCCGACATCCGGAAGTAGCGAAAGTGTTAATTGAGCACGGTGCGGATGTGAACGCTACCACGATTTTCAATGAGACAGCATTAATGTTTGCGGCAAAATCCGGAAATATCGAAACTGTTGATTTACTGATATCGCACGGTGCAGATTTGAATATTCGAGACCGATATGGACTCACCGCATTACAGTGTGCGGAGAATCGCGCTTTAACTGAAATCGTGCAACTCTTAAAGTTCGCTGGCGCGAAATGA
- a CDS encoding ankyrin repeat domain-containing protein: MSNISSEPARQELKRLNIEFSSATFLSYLESGEDKIVSLFLAAGIDPNTTSPDGVPALHFAVKHGTTDIVELLLEHKANVNAVDKRNWTALMLAAKLGRIEIAKLLLSHGANPNIATTAFGWTALIFAVYYQHQEIVELLLESGANVNAVTIFNETALMFAARNGLLDIASLLIRKNADLNAKDRYGWTALKFAQNRNYSELVNLLKSAGAKE; the protein is encoded by the coding sequence ATGTCGAATATATCTTCCGAACCAGCACGTCAAGAACTGAAACGGCTGAATATTGAGTTCAGTTCCGCAACCTTTCTCTCATATCTTGAATCCGGAGAGGATAAGATTGTTTCATTATTTCTCGCTGCCGGAATAGACCCGAATACAACATCACCAGATGGTGTTCCAGCATTACATTTTGCGGTTAAACATGGAACAACCGATATCGTAGAACTTCTGCTAGAACATAAGGCTAATGTTAATGCGGTGGATAAACGGAACTGGACTGCGTTAATGCTCGCTGCAAAGCTCGGAAGAATAGAAATAGCGAAATTATTATTATCCCACGGGGCAAACCCCAATATTGCGACAACCGCGTTTGGATGGACTGCATTAATTTTTGCGGTGTATTATCAGCATCAGGAAATAGTTGAACTTCTTCTAGAAAGTGGAGCAAACGTTAACGCCGTAACTATATTTAATGAAACTGCGTTAATGTTTGCTGCTCGTAACGGGTTGCTGGATATAGCATCACTACTCATCAGAAAAAACGCTGACCTGAATGCGAAAGACCGATATGGATGGACTGCATTGAAATTCGCACAGAATAGGAACTATTCGGAACTCGTCAACTTACTAAAATCTGCTGGGGCGAAAGAATAA
- a CDS encoding zinc ribbon domain-containing protein — MPIYEFQCLKCHKIFERLILSKHDITEVVCPKCKSNQTRRLLSRFGLGGNSSGESKASGSSSASCSTCSGGDCSSCK; from the coding sequence ATGCCAATTTATGAATTTCAATGTTTAAAATGCCATAAAATATTTGAACGGCTGATTTTATCTAAACACGATATAACTGAAGTTGTCTGCCCGAAATGTAAGAGTAACCAGACTCGCCGGCTACTATCTCGATTTGGGTTAGGCGGAAATTCGTCAGGAGAAAGCAAGGCGTCGGGAAGTAGTAGTGCTTCTTGTTCGACCTGTTCTGGAGGGGATTGTAGTTCTTGTAAATAA
- the amrB gene encoding AmmeMemoRadiSam system protein B — MLIRQPSVSGHLYPADPEKLKDLIQSFLPKKKGAQEPVLGIIVPHSGYNFCGNILAATYQRVVLPETIIILGPNHSQQGDPMALFARGLWQTPLGEVEVDTKLALEIKLHSKDLLDEPEAHESEHAIEVQLPMLQYFAQKKFKIVPITIATYKDATIGFELGFAIARAINTLNKQVTIIATTDLTQDESQEMANRKDQRIINAILRLEPQGVVTTIRRYGAKVCGSAAVVAMLTAVKELGASQAELVQYGTSGDATGDYSKVWGFAGILIK; from the coding sequence ATGTTGATACGACAACCGAGTGTTAGTGGTCATTTATATCCCGCAGACCCTGAGAAGTTAAAAGACCTGATTCAATCATTTCTACCCAAGAAAAAAGGGGCACAGGAACCAGTATTAGGTATTATTGTTCCGCATTCGGGATATAACTTTTGTGGAAACATTCTTGCCGCGACATATCAGCGGGTTGTTCTGCCGGAAACTATCATTATTTTAGGGCCAAACCATAGCCAACAGGGAGACCCGATGGCATTATTTGCTCGCGGGCTCTGGCAAACTCCACTTGGTGAGGTTGAAGTTGATACAAAACTAGCGCTGGAAATAAAACTGCATTCAAAAGATTTATTAGATGAACCGGAAGCGCATGAATCTGAACACGCGATCGAAGTCCAGCTGCCGATGTTACAATATTTCGCACAAAAAAAATTTAAGATTGTTCCGATTACAATAGCAACGTATAAAGATGCTACGATTGGATTCGAGTTGGGGTTTGCGATTGCCCGCGCGATCAATACACTGAACAAACAAGTTACAATCATTGCGACTACCGATTTAACTCAAGACGAATCGCAGGAAATGGCAAATCGGAAAGACCAACGGATTATCAATGCGATTCTGCGTCTCGAACCGCAGGGGGTCGTTACCACGATCCGACGGTATGGTGCAAAAGTTTGCGGAAGTGCTGCGGTGGTAGCAATGTTAACCGCAGTTAAAGAACTTGGCGCATCCCAAGCGGAATTAGTGCAATATGGTACTTCAGGCGATGCTACCGGTGACTATTCAAAAGTCTGGGGATTCGCTGGAATTTTAATTAAATGA
- a CDS encoding SDR family oxidoreductase, which produces MPRTVVTGGAGFIGSHLCDRLIKEGHEVIAIDNLITGNTDNIAHLHNLPFKFIKQDVTEYIYIEGKIDYVLHFASPASPIDYLEYPIQTLKVGSLGTHKALGLAKAKQAVFLLASTSECYGDPLVHPQPESYWGNVNPIGPRGVYDEAKRFAEAMTMAYHRVHKMKTHIVRIFNTYGPRMRIHDGRVVPNFIYQALHGQPLTVYGDGSQTRSFCYISDLIEGIYRLLQTDYAEPVNLGNPNEMSILAFAQKINALMGNKCSIEFKPLPVDDPKQRKPDISLAKKLLGWEPKVSLDEGLRLTIQWFQDKSRSNR; this is translated from the coding sequence ATGCCTAGAACCGTTGTTACCGGCGGTGCCGGATTTATTGGGTCACATCTTTGTGACCGTTTAATTAAAGAAGGACATGAAGTTATCGCTATAGATAACTTGATTACCGGAAACACTGATAATATTGCGCATTTACACAATCTACCGTTCAAGTTTATCAAACAAGATGTTACAGAATATATTTATATTGAAGGGAAAATAGATTATGTACTCCATTTTGCCTCACCAGCGAGCCCCATTGATTATCTTGAATATCCCATTCAGACGCTCAAAGTCGGGTCGCTAGGAACCCATAAAGCGCTCGGATTAGCGAAAGCGAAACAAGCGGTTTTTTTACTCGCATCAACCTCGGAATGTTACGGTGACCCCTTAGTTCATCCGCAGCCCGAAAGTTATTGGGGTAATGTTAACCCCATTGGACCTCGAGGTGTGTATGATGAAGCGAAACGGTTTGCCGAAGCAATGACAATGGCGTACCACCGGGTTCATAAGATGAAAACGCATATCGTTCGAATATTTAACACATACGGTCCACGTATGCGGATTCATGATGGTCGAGTTGTTCCGAATTTCATTTATCAAGCATTACATGGTCAACCGCTGACAGTCTATGGCGATGGCAGCCAGACGCGCAGTTTCTGTTATATTTCGGATTTAATTGAAGGGATATATCGTCTCTTACAAACTGATTATGCTGAACCGGTTAATCTGGGAAACCCGAACGAAATGTCAATACTTGCGTTTGCGCAGAAAATCAATGCATTAATGGGCAATAAATGTTCTATCGAATTTAAGCCATTGCCCGTCGATGACCCGAAACAACGGAAGCCAGATATTTCCTTAGCGAAGAAGTTGCTCGGTTGGGAACCGAAAGTTTCATTAGATGAAGGATTGAGACTCACTATCCAATGGTTTCAAGATAAAAGCCGTTCAAATAGGTAA
- a CDS encoding UDP-glucose/GDP-mannose dehydrogenase family protein, giving the protein MKVCVIGTGYVGLTTGAVFADLGNEVVCVDNIKEKIDMLNKGIMPIYEPGLEEMVHRNKKDGRLIFTTDIAFGVKRSEVIFIAVGTPPKPNGETDLSQVEAAAIKIAQNLDSYKVIVNKSTVPIGTGDFVRQIIEANRKKNVDFDVVSNPEFLKEGSAINDTLNPDRIVIGAPSQNVAMKLLELYAPLERPMLITDVYSAEMIKYASNAFLATKISFINAIANICEKAGADVTDVIKGVGADSRIGHAFLQAGLGYGGSCFPKDVESLIHTSSKFGEEFKLLKSVVEINKMRVPRFIQRMKKELKSMKGKTIAILGLAFKPNTDDLREAKSLEVIRLLLDEGAKIQAYDPIAIENCKKIFPKLKYCNNAYDAAKNADALVIVTEWNEFKFLALDRLKEVMKQPIIFDGRNLLDPKRVRATGFKYFGVGR; this is encoded by the coding sequence ATGAAAGTATGTGTTATAGGAACTGGATATGTTGGATTGACAACCGGTGCAGTGTTTGCTGATTTAGGAAACGAAGTGGTTTGTGTCGATAATATTAAAGAGAAAATTGATATGTTGAATAAAGGGATTATGCCAATTTACGAACCTGGTCTCGAAGAAATGGTACATCGGAATAAAAAAGATGGTCGGTTGATTTTTACGACGGATATAGCGTTTGGGGTTAAACGGTCAGAAGTGATTTTTATCGCAGTAGGTACGCCGCCAAAACCTAATGGCGAAACCGATTTATCTCAGGTGGAAGCAGCAGCGATTAAGATAGCACAAAATCTTGATTCCTATAAAGTTATCGTTAATAAAAGCACGGTTCCGATTGGAACTGGTGATTTTGTTCGGCAGATCATTGAGGCTAACCGAAAAAAGAATGTTGATTTCGATGTGGTTTCAAACCCTGAATTTCTCAAAGAAGGTTCCGCAATTAATGATACGCTCAATCCTGACCGAATTGTTATTGGCGCACCGAGCCAGAATGTTGCGATGAAACTATTAGAACTCTATGCGCCGCTAGAACGGCCTATGCTGATTACCGACGTTTATTCAGCGGAAATGATTAAATATGCCAGCAACGCATTTCTAGCAACAAAAATCTCGTTTATTAATGCGATTGCGAACATCTGCGAAAAAGCGGGTGCGGATGTAACTGATGTGATTAAAGGAGTTGGTGCAGATTCACGTATCGGTCATGCGTTTCTTCAAGCTGGACTTGGTTATGGCGGTTCCTGTTTTCCAAAAGATGTCGAGTCGTTAATCCATACTTCCAGCAAGTTCGGGGAAGAGTTTAAGTTGCTCAAATCTGTTGTTGAAATAAATAAAATGCGGGTTCCTCGGTTTATCCAGCGGATGAAAAAAGAGTTGAAATCAATGAAAGGAAAAACTATTGCTATTCTTGGCCTTGCGTTTAAACCAAATACTGACGATTTGCGCGAAGCAAAATCGTTAGAAGTTATCCGTCTGTTACTCGATGAAGGAGCGAAAATTCAGGCGTATGATCCGATAGCAATTGAAAACTGTAAAAAAATCTTTCCAAAACTAAAATATTGTAATAATGCGTATGATGCAGCGAAAAACGCTGATGCTTTAGTTATCGTTACCGAATGGAATGAATTTAAATTCTTGGCGCTCGACCGGTTGAAAGAAGTTATGAAACAACCGATTATCTTCGATGGACGGAACTTGCTTGACCCGAAGCGAGTGCGCGCTACCGGATTCAAGTACTTCGGAGTAGGACGATAA
- the selD gene encoding selenide, water dikinase SelD: MGKKIRLTQYASCSGUAAKASQKALAQVLRELPKITHSNLLLGIDVPDDAGVFRLNPSTTIVQTVDFFTPIVDDPYDFGQIAAANSVSDIYAMGGTPVTALNVVCFPTVTLGTKVLAAILRGGLDKLNEAGVVIVGGHTVEDAEPKYGMAVTGIVDPKRVVTIAGAKPGDQLILTKPLGIGTITTALKFGKANKQAVAEAVAVMKQLNKTAAQVMTRLGVNAATDITGFGLLGHAYEMAELSKVSLAINALRVPILTPAIPLAKKGVFSGSASKTLNFLQGKLGISPEIPQYLINLLADAQTSGGLLISVPKKKSQKLLSALHKAGIQEAVTIGEVIPSSKNKIIIFS; this comes from the coding sequence ATGGGCAAGAAGATTCGATTAACCCAGTATGCCAGTTGTTCCGGCTGAGCAGCGAAAGCGAGCCAGAAGGCACTCGCGCAAGTTCTGCGCGAGCTTCCGAAAATAACCCATTCGAATCTGCTCCTTGGTATCGATGTACCGGACGATGCTGGGGTATTCCGATTGAATCCATCGACTACTATCGTTCAAACCGTAGATTTCTTTACTCCGATAGTTGACGACCCCTATGATTTCGGACAGATAGCCGCAGCAAATTCTGTTAGCGATATTTACGCTATGGGCGGAACGCCGGTTACCGCATTAAACGTAGTTTGTTTTCCAACTGTAACACTGGGAACCAAAGTTCTCGCGGCGATACTTCGTGGTGGACTTGATAAACTTAACGAAGCGGGAGTAGTTATTGTCGGCGGACATACGGTAGAAGATGCGGAACCGAAATATGGAATGGCGGTAACGGGAATAGTTGACCCGAAAAGAGTTGTTACTATTGCAGGCGCAAAACCGGGTGACCAACTGATTCTAACTAAACCGCTAGGGATAGGCACGATAACGACTGCGCTGAAATTCGGGAAAGCGAATAAACAAGCGGTAGCGGAAGCGGTTGCTGTGATGAAACAACTCAATAAAACGGCGGCGCAGGTTATGACCCGACTCGGAGTTAATGCAGCAACCGATATAACCGGATTCGGATTGCTCGGTCATGCGTATGAAATGGCTGAGTTAAGTAAAGTCAGTTTGGCTATCAATGCCTTGCGGGTTCCTATTCTAACCCCAGCAATTCCGCTAGCGAAAAAAGGGGTCTTTTCCGGCAGCGCATCGAAAACACTTAATTTCTTACAAGGAAAACTTGGGATTAGTCCTGAGATACCGCAGTATCTCATCAACTTACTTGCAGACGCCCAAACTTCCGGCGGACTCCTGATTTCTGTTCCGAAGAAGAAATCGCAGAAACTTTTATCCGCATTGCACAAGGCGGGAATACAAGAAGCAGTTACCATCGGAGAAGTTATTCCTTCTAGCAAAAATAAAATAATAATATTCAGCTAA
- a CDS encoding glycoside hydrolase, producing MTPQQQSPGKIVLELPPTSGNPRNSEGAFITLRDNRILFIYSHFTGTSSADHASCSLARCYSTDSGETWSKPEIFLTADEEKAMNIMSVSLLRMQNGDIGLFYLIRKGWNDMRLYLRRSSDEGLTWSNPICCIPSSGYFVVNNDRVIRLHSGRLIIPANLFRMKYTPATSWQSLDHRGIAIFFISDDDGKTWYESDNYQVLTDGPTQSGLQETGIIELQDGTLWAWARTDLGRQYQMFSYNHGLTWTKPVPSMFWSPLSPLSMKREPNSGIIIAVWNPYPIVHTGNWPGRTPVRGTDRNPLVLSFSKDDGKTWSDYFILEQEEKSGYCYTAMHFTADSLLLAYCAGNIDQDRGILNRLRIRKIPFKELFTPPQ from the coding sequence ATGACACCGCAACAGCAATCACCAGGAAAAATCGTTCTTGAACTCCCGCCAACGTCTGGTAATCCGAGGAATAGTGAAGGAGCGTTCATCACGTTACGGGATAATCGGATTCTATTTATATACAGTCATTTTACTGGGACGAGTAGTGCTGACCATGCTAGTTGTAGTTTAGCTCGATGTTATTCTACGGATAGCGGCGAAACCTGGTCAAAGCCGGAAATATTTTTAACGGCAGATGAAGAAAAGGCAATGAATATCATGAGCGTTAGCTTACTGCGGATGCAGAACGGAGATATTGGTTTATTTTACCTTATTCGAAAAGGATGGAATGATATGCGGTTATATCTTCGTCGATCTTCGGATGAAGGGCTAACGTGGAGTAATCCGATTTGTTGTATTCCATCTTCAGGATATTTTGTTGTCAATAATGACCGGGTTATCCGATTACATTCTGGGAGACTGATTATTCCAGCGAATCTATTTCGGATGAAATATACCCCAGCGACAAGTTGGCAATCTCTTGACCATCGGGGAATCGCGATATTTTTTATCTCTGACGATGATGGTAAAACCTGGTATGAATCTGATAATTATCAGGTATTAACCGACGGCCCAACCCAATCCGGACTCCAAGAAACCGGAATTATAGAATTACAGGACGGTACGTTATGGGCATGGGCGCGAACTGATTTAGGCAGACAATATCAGATGTTCTCGTATAACCATGGATTAACCTGGACAAAACCGGTCCCATCAATGTTCTGGTCACCCCTATCGCCCTTATCAATGAAACGCGAACCGAATTCAGGTATTATCATAGCGGTCTGGAACCCCTATCCGATAGTTCATACCGGAAACTGGCCAGGACGAACCCCAGTCCGTGGTACCGATAGAAATCCATTAGTCCTTTCATTCAGTAAAGATGATGGGAAAACTTGGAGTGATTATTTTATTTTAGAACAAGAAGAAAAATCTGGATATTGTTACACCGCTATGCATTTCACCGCGGATTCTCTGCTTCTAGCATATTGCGCTGGAAATATTGACCAGGATCGCGGTATTCTAAATCGGTTACGTATTCGGAAGATACCGTTCAAAGAACTATTTACCCCACCGCAATAA
- a CDS encoding NAD(P)H-dependent glycerol-3-phosphate dehydrogenase yields MSIAVLGAGSWGITLARLLANKGEQVSLWEFDPNAFTNLVQHREHYRFLPGIKIPNSVRITNELTEAVKGSQAILLALPSHTIRSVCQQLVPYISNQIAIVNCAKGLEAETHLRMSEVITQVLPEKYHTRITVLSGPSHAEEVSRDIPTTVVVSGFDKSTMEYVQSLMFTPRFRVYTNPDLTGVEIGGALKNIIAIGAGISDGLGFGDNTKAALITRGLAEISRLGVKLGANPSTFSGLTGLGDLVVTCTSRHSRNRAFGEKIAKKESVQQALNEIGMVVEGVRTTQAAYKLMQELNIEMPITEQIYHVIYQNKPPIQAVSDLMMRDAKPELEHI; encoded by the coding sequence ATGTCTATTGCGGTTTTAGGTGCTGGGAGTTGGGGGATTACCCTCGCCCGGTTATTAGCGAATAAAGGAGAACAAGTTTCGCTCTGGGAATTCGACCCGAATGCGTTTACGAATTTGGTACAGCATCGGGAACACTATCGGTTCCTACCGGGGATAAAAATTCCGAACTCGGTTCGGATAACCAACGAACTTACGGAAGCAGTGAAAGGTTCGCAAGCGATTCTCCTAGCGTTACCATCACATACCATTCGCTCGGTCTGCCAGCAGTTAGTCCCCTATATTTCTAACCAGATAGCAATAGTTAATTGCGCTAAAGGACTTGAAGCGGAAACGCATCTACGGATGTCGGAAGTTATCACGCAGGTTCTCCCGGAGAAATATCATACCCGAATAACGGTTCTCTCCGGTCCATCCCATGCGGAAGAAGTCAGTCGTGATATTCCAACTACGGTGGTCGTTTCCGGATTTGATAAAAGCACTATGGAATATGTCCAGAGCCTGATGTTCACTCCACGGTTCCGGGTATATACCAATCCGGACTTAACTGGTGTTGAAATAGGCGGTGCACTGAAAAATATCATTGCTATCGGCGCAGGGATATCTGACGGACTCGGATTTGGTGATAATACGAAAGCAGCGTTAATCACCCGTGGATTAGCGGAAATTAGTCGGCTTGGCGTCAAACTTGGTGCAAATCCATCGACTTTCTCAGGGCTAACCGGTCTAGGAGATTTAGTTGTCACTTGCACCAGTCGACATTCAAGGAATCGAGCATTCGGCGAAAAAATTGCGAAAAAAGAATCGGTTCAGCAGGCGTTAAATGAAATCGGTATGGTCGTTGAAGGAGTCAGAACCACTCAAGCGGCATATAAACTTATGCAAGAACTTAATATCGAAATGCCAATAACCGAACAAATTTACCACGTTATCTACCAGAATAAACCACCCATTCAAGCGGTCAGCGATTTAATGATGCGGGATGCGAAACCCGAGCTCGAACATATCTAA